The proteins below are encoded in one region of Pseudomonas sp. SCB32:
- a CDS encoding PDR/VanB family oxidoreductase encodes MMKVRIESIVDEALDIRSFRLVRSDGQPFDVYEPGAHVDVTGPTGVTRQYSLCSPPDDRVAYLVAVKKEVASRGGSSALHEQVSEGMELEMGAPRNLFRIAPEASEHVLFAAGIGVTPLLSMAYKLNASGQPYRLHYFARSPKHAAFARLLESEAFAGKVEFHYGVEPVDLDGELSACVERAGTAAHVYTCGPAPFMNKVVEVAARTRPEDNIHLEHFQADPAVSSAPAGSFEVELASSGVVLQVPADSSLVDVLQAHGCDIDTECREGICGTCIVEVLDGEPEHRDNCLSNKEKAANKQICACVSRAKSARLVLDL; translated from the coding sequence ATGATGAAGGTAAGAATCGAAAGCATCGTCGATGAAGCCCTGGATATCCGTTCCTTCCGCCTCGTGCGCAGTGACGGCCAGCCGTTCGACGTCTACGAGCCGGGCGCCCATGTCGACGTCACCGGCCCCACCGGGGTAACCCGCCAGTATTCGCTGTGCAGCCCGCCGGACGACCGCGTCGCCTACCTGGTGGCGGTGAAGAAGGAGGTTGCCTCGCGTGGCGGCTCCAGCGCCCTGCACGAGCAGGTGAGCGAGGGCATGGAGCTGGAGATGGGCGCGCCGCGCAACCTGTTCCGCATTGCCCCCGAGGCGAGCGAGCACGTGCTGTTTGCCGCCGGGATTGGCGTCACGCCGCTGCTCTCCATGGCCTACAAGCTCAACGCCAGCGGCCAGCCGTACCGCCTGCACTATTTCGCCCGCTCACCGAAGCACGCGGCCTTCGCCCGCCTGCTGGAGAGCGAGGCCTTCGCCGGCAAGGTGGAGTTCCACTATGGCGTCGAGCCGGTGGACCTGGATGGCGAGCTGTCCGCCTGCGTGGAACGCGCCGGCACGGCTGCGCACGTCTACACCTGCGGCCCGGCGCCGTTCATGAACAAGGTGGTGGAAGTCGCTGCGCGTACACGCCCTGAAGACAACATCCACCTGGAGCACTTCCAGGCCGATCCGGCGGTGAGTTCCGCGCCGGCCGGCTCGTTCGAGGTGGAACTGGCCAGCTCCGGCGTGGTGCTGCAGGTGCCGGCGGATTCCAGCCTGGTCGACGTGCTGCAGGCCCATGGCTGTGACATCGACACAGAATGCCGCGAGGGTATCTGCGGGACCTGCATCGTTGAGGTGCTCGACGGCGAGCCTGAGCATCGCGACAACTGCCTGTCGAACAAGGAGAAGGCGGCCAACAAGCAGATTTGCGCCTGTGTTTCGCGGGCGAAGAGTGCGCGGTTGGTGCTGGATCTGTAA
- a CDS encoding SDR family NAD(P)-dependent oxidoreductase has translation MSRVALITGASRGLGECIARRLHAAGYRVALADVRLDAVQRNADLLDPSGATALAVELDVREKADFQRARDLLAERWGGCDILVNNAGVSKVAPLMEISPEEFDASMAVNLRGTFVASQVFGAHFAERGFGRIVNIASLAGQNGGTATGAHYAAAKGGVSTLTKVFARELAGRGVTVNSISPGPLDLPVVRETVAPERLEQILQMIPVGSLGSPEYIADTVLLLVSDNAASVTGACWDINGGLFMR, from the coding sequence ATGTCCCGAGTTGCACTGATTACCGGCGCATCCCGTGGGTTGGGCGAGTGCATCGCCCGCCGCCTGCACGCCGCCGGTTACCGCGTGGCGCTGGCCGATGTGCGGCTCGACGCCGTGCAGCGCAACGCCGACCTGCTCGATCCGTCCGGCGCAACGGCCCTGGCCGTCGAGCTGGACGTGCGTGAGAAGGCCGACTTCCAGCGTGCCCGCGACCTGCTCGCGGAGCGCTGGGGCGGCTGCGACATCCTGGTGAACAACGCCGGGGTGTCGAAGGTCGCGCCGCTGATGGAGATCTCCCCGGAAGAGTTCGACGCCTCGATGGCGGTCAACCTGCGCGGCACCTTCGTCGCCTCCCAGGTGTTCGGCGCGCACTTCGCCGAGCGCGGCTTCGGCCGCATCGTCAACATCGCCTCGCTGGCCGGGCAGAACGGCGGCACCGCCACCGGCGCGCATTACGCAGCGGCCAAGGGCGGCGTGTCGACCCTGACCAAGGTCTTCGCCCGCGAGCTGGCCGGGCGCGGGGTGACGGTCAACAGCATCTCCCCGGGCCCGCTGGACCTGCCGGTGGTGCGCGAGACCGTGGCACCGGAGCGGCTGGAGCAGATCCTGCAGATGATCCCGGTGGGCAGCCTCGGCTCGCCCGAGTACATCGCCGATACGGTGCTGCTGCTGGTTTCCGACAACGCGGCTTCGGTGACCGGGGCCTGCTGGGACATCAATGGCGGGTTGTTCATGCGCTGA
- a CDS encoding aromatic-ring-hydroxylating dioxygenase subunit beta gives MSTLDTLNGLSGPLAQAIEFIWREAELLDRKAYAEWASLWSEEGIYVVPIDPDTTDFAASLNYAYDDARMRGLRIERLTSGHSPSAVDAAKTVRGVSRFRLVEAAGDVVEVNSAQILYAYKRGVHTPFVADLTHRIRFSNGVARLEQKVVRLINSTDALGALGFLL, from the coding sequence ATGAGCACTCTCGACACCCTGAACGGTCTGTCCGGCCCGCTGGCCCAGGCCATCGAATTCATCTGGCGCGAGGCCGAGCTGCTGGACCGCAAGGCCTACGCCGAGTGGGCGTCGCTGTGGAGCGAGGAGGGCATCTACGTGGTGCCGATCGACCCGGACACCACCGACTTCGCCGCCAGCCTCAACTACGCCTACGACGACGCCCGCATGCGCGGCCTGCGCATCGAGCGCCTGACATCCGGCCATTCGCCCTCGGCGGTGGATGCGGCGAAGACCGTGCGCGGCGTCTCGCGCTTCCGCCTGGTGGAGGCGGCCGGCGACGTGGTGGAAGTGAACTCCGCGCAGATCCTCTACGCCTACAAGCGCGGCGTGCACACCCCGTTCGTGGCCGACCTGACCCACCGTATCCGCTTCAGCAACGGCGTCGCCCGCCTGGAGCAGAAGGTGGTGCGCCTGATCAACTCCACCGATGCGCTCGGCGCACTCGGCTTCCTGCTGTAA
- a CDS encoding Rieske 2Fe-2S domain-containing protein encodes MNLIAKTRSTDELVQGDRVDVSLYTDPALFEVEMDKIFYRTWVWVAHESEVRNAGDFKTTSVGRRPVIVVRDKKGNINVLENRCRHRGATVCEKHKGNATGFTCPYHSWSYALDGKLRALPYPDGYEDILDKSELPLTSLRVESYAGMVFATYNDEIEPLEDFLGGAKHWMDLFMKQGAGYPIKTQGEHKFTFKGNWKIQLENTTDGYHFPIVHKSFMSSVDEETEEMLSFMSDEQAVTHALGNGHSVMVMVPEHVDLDHDDGIEQLQERFAHVTEELSKTLSPEQVRRIVRSLHGAGFNLNLFPNVAMSMSFFRVLRPISVTETEIRHVALGMDGGPEIANRERMRIHEHFQGPFGFGSPDDAEAWDRVQRGAQAGPDAPILVNRGLNREVIAENGDKVSHATDEGGMREAYQMWKRMMSQ; translated from the coding sequence ATGAACCTTATCGCCAAGACGCGCAGCACCGACGAACTGGTCCAGGGCGACCGCGTCGATGTTTCGCTGTACACCGACCCGGCACTGTTCGAGGTCGAGATGGACAAGATCTTCTACCGCACCTGGGTGTGGGTCGCCCACGAAAGTGAAGTGCGCAACGCTGGCGACTTCAAGACAACCAGCGTCGGTCGCCGCCCGGTGATCGTGGTGCGCGACAAGAAGGGCAACATCAACGTCCTGGAGAACCGCTGCCGCCACCGGGGCGCCACCGTGTGCGAGAAGCACAAGGGCAATGCCACCGGCTTCACCTGCCCGTACCACAGCTGGTCCTACGCGCTGGACGGTAAGCTGCGTGCGCTGCCGTACCCGGACGGCTACGAGGACATCCTCGACAAGTCCGAGCTGCCGCTGACCAGCCTGCGGGTGGAGAGCTACGCCGGCATGGTGTTCGCCACCTACAACGACGAGATCGAGCCGCTGGAAGACTTCCTCGGCGGCGCCAAGCACTGGATGGACCTGTTCATGAAGCAGGGCGCTGGCTACCCGATCAAGACCCAGGGCGAACACAAGTTCACCTTCAAGGGCAACTGGAAGATCCAGCTGGAAAACACCACCGATGGCTACCACTTCCCCATCGTGCACAAGTCGTTCATGTCCTCGGTGGATGAAGAGACCGAAGAGATGCTCTCGTTCATGAGCGACGAGCAGGCGGTGACCCACGCCCTGGGTAATGGCCACAGCGTGATGGTGATGGTGCCCGAGCACGTCGACCTCGACCACGACGACGGCATCGAGCAGCTGCAGGAGCGCTTCGCCCACGTCACCGAGGAACTGTCGAAGACCCTGTCGCCCGAGCAGGTGCGCCGCATCGTGCGTTCGCTGCACGGCGCCGGCTTCAACCTCAACCTGTTCCCCAACGTCGCCATGTCGATGTCGTTCTTCCGCGTGCTGCGGCCGATCTCGGTCACCGAGACGGAAATCCGCCACGTGGCCCTGGGCATGGACGGCGGTCCGGAAATCGCAAACCGCGAGCGGATGCGCATCCACGAGCACTTCCAGGGCCCGTTCGGCTTCGGCAGCCCGGATGACGCCGAAGCCTGGGACCGTGTGCAGCGCGGCGCACAGGCCGGCCCGGATGCACCGATCCTGGTCAACCGCGGCTTGAACCGCGAAGTGATTGCCGAGAACGGCGACAAGGTCTCCCACGCCACCGACGAAGGCGGCATGCGCGAGGCGTACCAGATGTGGAAAAGGATGATGAGCCAATGA
- a CDS encoding amidase codes for MSVFVSEFQLGGDGLRVAVKDTIDIAGLPTRCGSRALADAAPAERNAEVVDAVLNAGWRIVGKTNLHELAFGVTGINDWTGTPGNPQAPERVPGGSSSGSAVAVAAGLADIALGTDTGGSVRVPAACCGVAGLKPTYGRVSRTGVHPAASSLDCVGPFAASMEQLIAAMQVICPDFGAIVAPEAGARVALLEVAAEPNLLSRIGVAADRAGWRRDSLRLEGFDEAFGAGLSVINHENWAALGSLTGKGLLGADIEQRLLAASLTDALALAEAETVRQRFSQAVDSALEDYDVLLLPTLPGLPPLLREARAGGRMIAGLTSLVRPFNLSGHPALTVPVELESGGLKIGLQIVGRKGADERICAFGAQLEQALAAERPANKKTA; via the coding sequence ATGAGTGTGTTCGTCAGTGAATTCCAGCTTGGCGGCGACGGTTTGCGCGTCGCGGTCAAGGACACCATTGATATCGCCGGCCTGCCGACCCGCTGCGGCAGCCGCGCGCTGGCGGATGCCGCGCCGGCCGAGCGCAACGCCGAGGTGGTCGACGCCGTGCTGAACGCCGGTTGGCGCATCGTCGGCAAGACCAACCTGCACGAGCTGGCCTTCGGCGTCACCGGCATCAACGACTGGACCGGCACGCCGGGCAACCCGCAGGCGCCGGAACGCGTGCCGGGCGGCTCGTCCAGCGGGTCGGCGGTCGCCGTCGCCGCAGGCCTGGCCGATATCGCCCTGGGCACCGACACCGGTGGCTCGGTGCGCGTACCGGCGGCCTGCTGCGGCGTCGCCGGTCTGAAACCGACCTATGGCCGCGTCAGCCGCACCGGCGTGCATCCCGCCGCCAGCAGCCTCGACTGCGTCGGCCCGTTCGCCGCGAGCATGGAGCAGCTGATCGCGGCGATGCAGGTGATCTGCCCGGATTTCGGCGCCATCGTCGCCCCCGAGGCCGGCGCCCGCGTGGCGCTGCTGGAGGTGGCTGCCGAACCGAACCTGCTGTCGCGCATCGGCGTTGCCGCCGACCGCGCCGGCTGGCGTCGCGACAGCCTGCGCCTGGAGGGCTTCGACGAAGCCTTCGGCGCTGGTCTGAGCGTCATCAATCACGAAAACTGGGCGGCCCTCGGCAGCCTGACCGGCAAGGGCCTGCTGGGGGCCGACATCGAACAGCGCCTGCTGGCCGCCAGCCTCACCGATGCGCTGGCGCTGGCCGAAGCGGAAACCGTGCGCCAGCGCTTCAGCCAGGCGGTGGATTCGGCCCTGGAGGACTACGACGTGCTGCTGCTGCCGACCCTGCCGGGCCTGCCGCCGCTGCTGCGCGAAGCCCGCGCCGGCGGACGGATGATCGCCGGCCTGACCTCCCTGGTACGCCCCTTCAACCTCAGCGGCCATCCGGCGCTGACGGTGCCGGTGGAACTGGAAAGCGGCGGGCTGAAGATCGGCCTGCAGATCGTCGGCCGCAAGGGCGCCGACGAGCGTATCTGCGCCTTTGGCGCGCAACTGGAACAAGCACTGGCCGCCGAGCGGCCGGCCAACAAGAAAACGGCTTGA
- a CDS encoding nuclear transport factor 2 family protein codes for MSDLANLQRRLDVLEAESQVRRLMARYMDLCDVPRSPRASEAELAALFSEDAVWEGVGRETAQTFGSHQGRADVAAFVAAYLPPSPHFALNLHFLTSESIRVEGEGARGQWLMQQISTYQGGHSELFGTRLDIDFRCIDGAWLISHFRTQRLYQQPLGAPSEEQSA; via the coding sequence ATGAGCGATCTGGCGAACCTGCAACGCCGCCTGGACGTGCTTGAAGCCGAGAGCCAGGTACGCCGCCTGATGGCGCGCTACATGGACCTCTGCGACGTGCCGCGCAGCCCCCGCGCCAGCGAGGCCGAGTTGGCCGCGCTGTTCAGCGAGGATGCCGTCTGGGAAGGTGTAGGCCGCGAGACCGCACAGACCTTCGGCAGTCACCAGGGCCGCGCGGATGTGGCGGCCTTCGTCGCCGCCTACCTGCCGCCGTCGCCGCACTTCGCGCTGAACCTGCACTTCCTCACCAGCGAATCGATTCGCGTGGAAGGCGAGGGCGCGCGGGGGCAGTGGCTGATGCAGCAGATTTCCACTTACCAGGGCGGCCATAGCGAGCTGTTCGGTACACGGTTGGACATCGATTTTCGCTGTATCGACGGCGCCTGGCTGATCAGCCATTTCCGCACTCAGCGCCTGTATCAGCAGCCGCTTGGCGCGCCTTCCGAGGAGCAATCCGCATGA
- a CDS encoding acyl-CoA dehydrogenase family protein yields the protein MLSPAVAAQEAPREAVADFEQVLDEVRQRRQEFDLRSHVPRDMIERFKEVGIYRAATPRCFGGSAMPPTDFLRLIERISEADGSAGWVASFGSASTYLAALPKESQAVLYAKGPDLVFAGGLFPLQPAEQVEGGWKVTGTWKFASGCKGADVLGVGIGAAGPGGRPRTALLPASQVEIVENWDVVGLKGTGSHDLRLDGAFVEDRWTFIRGGEATIDEPLYRYPTIAYAAQVLAVVNLGLGRAALDEVTRMASGGGITGAPKLADRAYVRIEVGKAEADLRGARSFFYDATEEVWASILAGNPVTPEQVSLLRLAAVHVSRAGAAAVQRAYGLAGTSAIYLGNPLQRYLRDSMVVTQHAFLSDGMYDGAGAVFLGVPPIPGYL from the coding sequence ATGCTGAGCCCAGCCGTCGCCGCACAAGAAGCGCCCCGCGAAGCCGTCGCGGACTTCGAGCAGGTCCTCGACGAGGTGCGTCAGCGCCGCCAGGAATTCGACCTGCGCAGCCACGTTCCGCGCGACATGATCGAGCGCTTCAAGGAGGTCGGCATCTATCGCGCCGCCACCCCGAGATGTTTCGGTGGTTCCGCCATGCCGCCGACCGATTTCCTGCGCCTGATCGAGCGCATCTCGGAAGCGGATGGCTCCGCCGGCTGGGTCGCCAGCTTCGGCAGCGCCAGCACCTACCTCGCAGCACTGCCCAAGGAAAGCCAGGCCGTGCTGTACGCCAAGGGCCCGGACCTGGTGTTCGCCGGCGGCCTGTTCCCGCTGCAACCGGCCGAGCAGGTGGAAGGCGGCTGGAAGGTCACCGGCACCTGGAAATTCGCCAGCGGTTGCAAGGGCGCCGACGTGCTCGGTGTCGGTATCGGCGCCGCCGGCCCTGGCGGGCGCCCGCGTACCGCGCTGCTGCCGGCCAGCCAGGTGGAAATCGTCGAGAACTGGGATGTGGTCGGCCTCAAGGGCACCGGCAGCCATGACCTGCGTCTCGACGGAGCCTTCGTCGAGGACCGCTGGACCTTCATCCGTGGCGGCGAAGCGACCATCGACGAGCCGCTCTACCGCTACCCGACCATTGCCTACGCCGCCCAGGTACTCGCCGTGGTCAACCTCGGCCTGGGTCGCGCCGCGCTCGACGAAGTGACCCGCATGGCCTCCGGCGGTGGCATCACCGGCGCGCCGAAACTGGCCGACCGCGCCTACGTGCGCATCGAAGTGGGCAAGGCGGAAGCCGACCTGCGCGGTGCCCGCAGTTTCTTCTACGACGCCACCGAGGAAGTCTGGGCATCGATCCTCGCCGGCAACCCGGTCACCCCCGAGCAGGTCAGCCTGCTGCGCCTGGCCGCCGTGCACGTGTCCCGCGCCGGTGCCGCCGCCGTGCAGCGCGCCTACGGCCTGGCCGGCACCTCGGCGATCTACCTCGGCAACCCGCTGCAGCGCTACCTGCGCGACTCCATGGTGGTCACCCAGCACGCCTTCCTCAGCGACGGCATGTACGACGGCGCCGGCGCGGTGTTCCTCGGCGTGCCGCCGATCCCCGGTTACCTGTAA